One window from the genome of Magnetococcales bacterium encodes:
- a CDS encoding fused response regulator/phosphatase gives MKILIVDDDRINSTILNRLLSRDGHPVVTAYNGRDGVALFKSEHPDLVLMDIRMPLMNGYEAARQIKEASQDRFIPIIFLTAVTDDEGLARCIEAGGDDFLTKPFNRVILQAKISAMERIRQLHAVLHSQKEQLEKHQEGVRQEMEVGQHLFSNIVRAGNLLDAPCLNHWTAPMSLFNGDLLVASYTPAGSLHIMLGDFTGHGLSASVGALPLAELFYGLTAQGFSIGDLAEQINDKLHKVLPTRMFCAACLIEVDFRQKSLMVWNGGLPDVLVTDHSGRVVRRIRSSHLPLGVSPMRREDRKVEILEMHDDDRVFLYSDGLTEATNDQGAMFSQEGLESLFNGDTPPEKLFPTILHTLDTFRGLAVQTDDISLLEVVCSRAGEDPPGGRPQLPQKDIPPSSWKIFFSFSAHTLKSVDPLPTIINALMNLQAPSGQRERIYTVLAELFSNALDHGLLQLDTRTKETPEGFLRYYAQREERLAALTEGEIEIHLTHTPHPQGGELRIRVADSGPGFDPSKVQSFLEGNLHHGGRGIALVRSLCTELTYHGNANIAEVTYRWTCS, from the coding sequence ATGAAAATCCTTATAGTCGATGATGATCGCATCAACAGCACCATTCTGAACCGGCTCCTGAGCCGGGACGGTCACCCTGTGGTGACGGCCTACAATGGTCGCGATGGCGTCGCCTTGTTCAAGTCCGAACATCCTGACCTGGTCTTGATGGACATCCGCATGCCATTGATGAATGGCTATGAGGCGGCCCGGCAAATCAAGGAAGCCAGCCAGGATCGTTTCATTCCCATCATTTTTTTGACTGCGGTCACCGACGACGAAGGTTTGGCCCGATGCATCGAGGCTGGCGGTGACGACTTCCTGACCAAACCGTTCAACCGGGTGATTTTGCAGGCCAAGATCAGTGCCATGGAGCGCATTCGACAACTCCACGCCGTCTTGCACAGCCAGAAAGAGCAGTTGGAAAAGCACCAGGAGGGGGTCCGCCAAGAGATGGAGGTGGGACAGCACCTCTTCTCCAATATCGTGCGCGCCGGCAACCTCCTCGACGCCCCCTGCCTGAATCACTGGACCGCCCCCATGTCGCTGTTCAACGGTGACCTGCTGGTGGCGAGCTACACGCCAGCCGGCAGCCTGCACATCATGCTGGGCGATTTTACCGGTCATGGCCTGTCGGCTTCCGTGGGCGCACTCCCCCTGGCCGAACTTTTTTATGGCCTGACGGCACAAGGCTTCTCCATCGGTGACCTGGCGGAACAAATCAACGACAAGTTGCACAAGGTTCTGCCCACCCGCATGTTTTGCGCCGCCTGCCTGATCGAGGTCGATTTTCGTCAGAAAAGCCTCATGGTCTGGAACGGCGGGCTGCCCGATGTCCTGGTGACCGACCACAGTGGCCGCGTGGTGCGCCGCATCCGCTCCAGCCACCTCCCTCTGGGGGTCTCCCCCATGCGGCGCGAGGATCGCAAAGTGGAAATCCTGGAGATGCATGATGACGACCGGGTCTTTCTCTACTCGGATGGTCTCACCGAGGCCACCAACGATCAGGGCGCCATGTTTTCCCAAGAGGGACTGGAGTCCCTTTTCAACGGCGATACGCCCCCCGAGAAGCTGTTCCCCACCATTTTGCACACCCTCGACACGTTTCGTGGCCTGGCCGTGCAAACCGATGACATCAGCCTGCTGGAGGTGGTCTGTTCCCGTGCCGGTGAGGATCCTCCCGGAGGACGGCCCCAGCTTCCCCAAAAGGATATCCCTCCCTCCAGTTGGAAAATTTTCTTCTCTTTTTCGGCCCACACCTTGAAGTCGGTCGACCCCCTGCCAACCATCATCAACGCCCTGATGAATCTACAGGCCCCCTCTGGCCAACGGGAACGCATCTACACGGTTTTGGCCGAACTGTTTTCCAACGCTCTGGATCACGGTCTCCTGCAACTGGACACCCGCACCAAAGAGACCCCGGAAGGTTTTCTGCGCTACTATGCCCAACGCGAGGAGCGCCTGGCCGCCCTGACCGAAGGGGAGATCGAAATCCACCTGACCCATACGCCCCATCCTCAAGGGGGCGAGCTTCGCATCCGCGTCGCCGACAGCGGCCCCGGTTTTGACCCCAGCAAGGTGCAATCCTTTCTGGAGGGGAACCTCCATCACGGAGGTCGGGGCATCGCCCTGGTGCGCTCCTTGTGTACGGAGTTAACTTATCACGGCAACGCCAACATCGCTGAGGTCACCTACCGATGGACTTGTTCGTAA
- a CDS encoding chemotaxis protein produces MDTEEQQLAKAIQQQIHQEMDLMRADADQIRFLVQDAIVKLTASFNGLRDQSNNQNHLVTSLTSSMEGGENADQASEEGAHKRINIRQFVSETDQILRSFVDHILLISRQSMEMVHRIDDLSNQMTEVVAFLHDIDAIAEQTNVLALNARIVSARAGEAGKAFAVVADQVRKLSKDSNLFSQKINQVVRRSQENIVSAKEIIEVMASKDMSFAIESKGRVDEMMDEVSKIDQFTASTLVKVSKITEHINRDVGTAVMSLQFEDMVTQLVQSLEKHINLTEQFTHMVCCGCLDPGAADHAAQVKAIRQTLEEHMGIFAQHSHKPVDQTSMDEGDIELF; encoded by the coding sequence ATGGACACTGAGGAACAACAACTCGCCAAAGCGATCCAGCAGCAGATTCATCAGGAAATGGATCTGATGCGTGCCGATGCCGACCAGATCCGCTTCCTGGTGCAGGATGCCATTGTCAAGTTGACAGCCAGCTTCAATGGCTTGCGGGATCAATCGAACAACCAGAACCACCTGGTGACCTCCTTGACCTCCAGCATGGAGGGTGGCGAAAACGCCGATCAAGCCAGTGAGGAAGGCGCCCATAAGCGTATCAATATCAGGCAATTCGTCAGTGAGACCGATCAAATTCTGCGCTCCTTCGTCGATCACATTCTGCTGATCAGTCGGCAAAGCATGGAGATGGTCCATCGCATCGATGACCTCTCCAACCAAATGACCGAGGTGGTCGCTTTTTTGCACGATATCGATGCCATCGCTGAACAAACCAACGTCCTGGCCCTCAATGCCCGGATCGTCTCCGCCCGGGCCGGTGAAGCCGGCAAGGCCTTCGCGGTGGTGGCCGATCAGGTCCGCAAACTCTCCAAGGACTCCAATCTGTTCAGCCAAAAAATCAACCAGGTGGTGCGCCGTTCGCAGGAAAACATCGTTTCGGCCAAGGAGATCATCGAGGTCATGGCCTCCAAGGACATGAGCTTTGCGATCGAATCCAAAGGACGGGTTGACGAGATGATGGATGAGGTGAGTAAAATCGACCAGTTTACGGCTTCAACCCTGGTCAAGGTGTCGAAAATCACCGAACATATCAACCGGGATGTGGGCACAGCCGTGATGTCCCTCCAGTTTGAGGATATGGTCACCCAACTCGTACAAAGTCTGGAGAAGCATATCAACCTCACGGAACAGTTCACACATATGGTATGCTGTGGCTGCCTCGATCCCGGAGCGGCTGACCATGCGGCGCAAGTGAAGGCCATTCGCCAAACCCTGGAGGAGCATATGGGGATTTTTGCGCAACACAGCCATAAACCTGTCGATCAAACCTCCATGGACGAAGGCGACATCGAACTGTTCTGA
- a CDS encoding chemotaxis protein CheW yields the protein MLVSTFTLGDLYLGIEILLVREINRSMECTPVPGSHDYIRGMLNIRGRVITLFDLKCRLGWNDAQSIADGTSNKRKQYNVIMKTRSEVIQINREIGEARCPWQDPVGLVVDQLGDVLEISDDNIQPPPANLRGIAADFVHGVVEFENNLLVILDVASVLGVGSEVA from the coding sequence ATGCTGGTCAGCACGTTCACCCTGGGCGACCTCTATCTGGGCATCGAGATCCTGCTGGTGCGCGAGATCAATCGCTCCATGGAGTGTACCCCGGTTCCCGGTTCCCATGACTACATCCGTGGCATGCTGAACATTCGCGGACGGGTCATCACCCTGTTCGACCTGAAATGCCGCCTGGGCTGGAACGATGCCCAATCCATCGCCGATGGCACAAGCAATAAACGTAAACAATACAACGTTATCATGAAAACCCGCAGCGAGGTGATCCAGATCAACCGCGAAATCGGCGAAGCCCGCTGCCCCTGGCAGGATCCGGTAGGCCTGGTCGTCGATCAACTGGGAGATGTGCTGGAAATCTCCGATGACAATATCCAACCCCCTCCTGCCAACCTGCGCGGCATCGCCGCCGATTTTGTCCACGGTGTGGTCGAATTTGAAAACAATCTGCTGGTCATTCTGGATGTTGCCAGTGTCCTGGGCGTCGGATCGGAAGTGGCGTAG
- a CDS encoding protein-glutamate O-methyltransferase CheR, with protein MTISPQEFDLIRSYVHEHSGIQIAEGKEYLVENRLNVLMVQAGCQDYIQFHAKLQVDAHLGAKVIDAMTTNETLWFRDASFFSAIADFVVPELLQKGRQQPRVRIWSAACSTGQEPYSIAMLLDHGIRKSSDATPPLDRFEILATDLSSTALMIAKAGRYSQLAISRGMRQAFLERYFVSQANNLSYEVDSVIRRIVTFRPFNLKESFAELGQFDLILCRNVLIYFSNELKSSIYQKLHASLAPQGLLAIGASESPRGYTSEFDQVVLGGSTLYRPKKTSNTPTPALANPPPLTGS; from the coding sequence ATGACGATCTCTCCGCAAGAGTTTGATCTGATACGCAGCTATGTTCATGAACACAGCGGCATCCAGATCGCCGAAGGAAAGGAGTACCTGGTCGAGAACCGACTGAATGTCCTCATGGTCCAGGCAGGCTGCCAGGATTACATCCAGTTCCACGCCAAATTGCAGGTCGATGCCCACCTCGGAGCCAAGGTCATCGACGCCATGACCACCAACGAAACCCTCTGGTTCCGTGATGCCTCGTTCTTTTCGGCCATAGCGGATTTCGTGGTGCCGGAGTTGCTCCAAAAAGGCCGGCAACAACCCCGGGTGCGCATCTGGTCAGCGGCCTGCTCGACCGGCCAGGAACCTTACTCCATCGCCATGCTCCTGGATCACGGCATCCGCAAATCGAGCGACGCCACCCCGCCCCTGGACCGGTTTGAAATCCTGGCCACGGACCTCTCTTCGACGGCCCTCATGATCGCCAAAGCCGGGCGCTACAGCCAGTTGGCCATCTCCCGGGGCATGCGCCAGGCCTTTTTGGAACGTTACTTTGTGTCACAGGCCAACAACCTGTCTTATGAAGTGGACTCCGTCATTCGCAGGATCGTCACCTTTCGCCCATTCAACCTGAAGGAGAGCTTCGCCGAACTCGGCCAGTTTGACCTCATTCTTTGCCGAAACGTTCTCATCTACTTTTCCAATGAACTGAAAAGCAGCATCTACCAAAAACTGCACGCCTCGCTTGCGCCACAAGGTCTCCTGGCCATCGGCGCCTCCGAGTCGCCACGCGGGTATACGTCTGAATTCGACCAGGTTGTTCTGGGCGGTTCCACCCTCTACCGACCCAAAAAAACAAGCAACACGCCAACCCCGGCCCTTGCCAACCCCCCCCCCCTTACCGGGTCG
- a CDS encoding STAS domain-containing protein — translation MSGTITVNRSDTETAISIKGRFNFEMHSQFRTAYQNEIDGSVNKHRKFVIDLTGTEYIDSSALGMLLLLREEAGANEADIEIVNARPEIRKILETANFQRLFKIS, via the coding sequence ATGTCGGGAACCATCACCGTCAACCGTAGCGACACCGAAACCGCCATCAGCATCAAGGGACGTTTCAATTTCGAGATGCACTCCCAATTCCGGACTGCCTATCAAAACGAGATCGACGGATCAGTCAACAAACATCGCAAGTTTGTCATCGACCTGACCGGAACCGAATACATCGACTCCTCGGCCCTGGGCATGCTTTTACTGCTGCGGGAAGAGGCCGGTGCCAACGAGGCCGACATTGAAATCGTCAACGCCCGACCGGAAATTCGCAAAATTCTGGAAACGGCCAATTTCCAGCGCCTCTTCAAAATTAGCTGA
- the cheB gene encoding chemotaxis-specific protein-glutamate methyltransferase CheB: MTTSLRVMVVDDTITYRMIVKSVAESITGIQVVASANNGRVALERLPLDQPDVILLDVEMPVLDGLETLKFLHKNHPDVTVIMVSGLSRSNANLIMACLQEGALDFVTKPLESNATRAREALRRDLEPILTLLLQKKGHAPKAAAPPAPVMPTPAAQGSNGGAPNPAGGAATPRELRPALRRTPPPELHPKHPSGAGPHVEPSAATPPPPAARPQPPQPAPQPARRVATQHGAAPMRPGLLLIGSSTGGPAALTRVFSGIGQALPIPTLIVQHMPPVFTASLATQLQKSSGMDVQEAREGLPVNPGSVTLAAGGVHMVVKEGAQGLTLALHDGPKVNECRPAVDVLFQSVAEHFSGPVLAVILTGMGRDGAQGVELLKRNHQAWCIAQDQESCVVYGMPRAVVELGLADELLPLDRIGPRILELCR, translated from the coding sequence GTGACCACTTCTCTCCGTGTCATGGTGGTCGATGATACGATCACCTACCGCATGATCGTCAAAAGCGTTGCCGAGAGCATCACTGGCATCCAGGTCGTCGCTTCCGCCAACAATGGCCGCGTCGCTCTGGAACGCCTGCCGCTCGACCAGCCTGACGTCATCCTGCTGGACGTGGAAATGCCGGTCCTGGATGGTCTGGAGACCCTTAAATTTCTCCACAAAAACCACCCGGATGTCACCGTCATCATGGTCAGCGGACTCTCCCGTTCCAATGCCAATCTCATCATGGCGTGCCTCCAGGAAGGGGCCCTGGACTTTGTGACCAAACCGCTGGAGTCCAACGCCACCCGGGCGCGGGAGGCCTTGCGACGGGATCTCGAACCCATCCTGACATTGCTGTTGCAAAAAAAGGGACACGCGCCAAAAGCCGCCGCGCCACCGGCGCCCGTCATGCCGACCCCTGCCGCACAAGGTTCCAACGGAGGCGCTCCCAACCCAGCCGGAGGCGCCGCAACTCCCAGAGAGTTGCGGCCCGCCCTTCGCAGGACGCCGCCACCCGAACTGCATCCCAAACACCCCTCCGGCGCCGGGCCCCATGTCGAGCCTTCCGCTGCAACTCCGCCTCCGCCTGCGGCGCGTCCACAACCGCCACAACCCGCGCCGCAACCCGCCCGTCGCGTGGCAACCCAGCATGGCGCCGCCCCCATGCGCCCCGGCTTGCTGCTCATTGGCTCTTCCACGGGTGGTCCGGCAGCCTTGACACGTGTTTTCTCCGGAATCGGTCAAGCCTTGCCGATTCCTACCCTGATCGTGCAGCACATGCCCCCGGTCTTCACGGCATCCCTGGCGACCCAGTTGCAGAAAAGTTCCGGCATGGACGTTCAGGAAGCCCGGGAAGGGTTGCCTGTCAACCCGGGCAGCGTCACCCTGGCTGCGGGAGGAGTCCACATGGTCGTCAAGGAGGGCGCCCAGGGATTGACCCTCGCGCTCCACGACGGACCCAAGGTGAACGAATGTCGCCCGGCGGTCGATGTGCTGTTCCAATCCGTGGCCGAACATTTTTCCGGCCCTGTCCTGGCTGTCATCCTGACGGGCATGGGACGGGATGGGGCACAGGGTGTTGAACTCCTGAAACGCAACCATCAGGCTTGGTGCATCGCCCAGGATCAGGAGAGCTGTGTGGTCTATGGCATGCCCCGGGCCGTGGTGGAGTTGGGTCTCGCCGATGAACTTCTCCCGCTGGACAGAATCGGACCCAGAATCCTGGAACTTTGCCGGTGA